Proteins encoded in a region of the Vicia villosa cultivar HV-30 ecotype Madison, WI linkage group LG5, Vvil1.0, whole genome shotgun sequence genome:
- the LOC131604091 gene encoding protein MAIN-LIKE 1-like, which produces MAFAERWNPETSSFHLSRGEVTITLDDVACLLRITIRGTLLGHSRLTEEEVSELLIKELGANPEDALEEVERFRGAHVRFHFLARHYMVELTAVLQAAGDPLEVEIQRERVPRCYFLFLLGTQLFMVTSSSYTHDVYLMYLLDTAHVHEYN; this is translated from the coding sequence ATGGCCTTTGCAGAGAGGTGGAATCCAGAGACTtcgtcattccatctttctcGTGGCGAGGTTACCATCACTCTTGACGACGTTGCATGCCTCCTGCGTATAACTATTAGGGGTACCCTTCTAGGTCACAGTAGGCTGACGGAGGAGGAAGTGAGTGAGTTATTGATTAAGGAGCTCGGGGCTAATCCAGAGGACGCacttgaggaggtggagaggtTCCGCGGGGCGCATGTGAGGTTTCACTTCTTAGCGCGACATTACATGGTCGAGCTCACTGCGGTACTGCAGGCTGCTGGTGACCCATTAGAGGTGGAGATACAAAGGGAGCGGGTGCCGAGATGTTACTTCCTATTTTTGTTAGGCACTCAACTGTTTATGGTCACGAGCTCGTCGTACACACACGACGTTTACCTTATGTATTTATTGGATACCGCACATGTCCATGAATACAACTAG